Part of the Denticeps clupeoides chromosome 3, fDenClu1.1, whole genome shotgun sequence genome, CAGAAGATTCCAACAAAACATCactgtttcatttaaaatcttAAAGTAAAAGTAGATTTACTGCTGAACTGTTATACATTATGTGACTCTATGAACAGTTATTTACTGTTGCTGAGATTAAAAGCATTTCTGAAATGACACATAACATGCAACCTCACCCAACTAAAAAGGCATGTCCAAATTCTGAAGGCTTAAGTGTAATAATCTTGTTTTTTAACAAAAGCAAGTCACTCCCATGGCATGTCCCTGTAGTGAGGGACAAGTTTTAAAGAACCAGTTAAACCAGAACCAGCATTTAGGAAAGCAGTGCACATTTTGCCTATTCACTGTACCAACTGATTTTGGTAGTACTGTAGTACAGTGCCATCAATATTCAACAGCCCATGTTTCTCTTCTACCTGATCTGGGAGCATACAAATGGATACACACAAGTCAGAGAGAATCTGTGCTATGACCAAAGCaactgtaaaaatgaatatagAGGTTGAACAAGCAATGGCGCTTGTGTTCAACAAGGTGAAAACAGACAAGAAATAAAGGGAACCAAAGTCTTTGTAAAGGGTCAAGGTTAGAAAGAAACAGGTGACAAATTCAACCCAAAAGCAAATGGTGCCAtcttaaaaagcatttcttcaGTGAGTAGTAATTTTATTCAATATACACCTATGCCCTAAAATTCCTCAAAGaacagcctccctggaaagaaATATGCagttttttaaatcaatatacAGGCTGCAAGCTCTCTCACACTCGTGTCTCTTGTGACTTGTCCATCGCTGtaggtatgtatgtatgtgtactGGCAAAATTAAAGTGTTTACTGTCTGTTATTTTGTATTTCAGTATTAAATCACTAAGTTATGCACCTTTGCCTCATGCTTTCTCTCCATGTTCATTTGGTCTCCCCTGCAGCTGTACTATGGGCACCAGCTGTACCCAAAGCACCATGTGCTTGTGCTTAAAGAAGGCTTTCAGGACAGAGAACACCAGGAATGCAGCAGGACCAGTTGGCATCTCTGGGTAGGCCCTTAACATGTGGCAATTTCCACATGATTGAAACAGTCATTACTATTCTTTACAATAACAAACCGTCTTCTTTCAAATATAACAAAAGAAGTGCAGAGAAGGTTTGCCAGCTTGAGGAGTGAGCTAACAGTATAAAATGAGCTGTACTATTGATCTTCTTCATTGTATCCAACATAGGTAATTATAGTAATAAATATCATCAACTTAGTCTGTATAATATAAATTTCATATaaattttgtaatttgtttttacattctgtAACACTGTAGTACTGTGccatcaataaaaatgtattcaatagCCCATGTTCCTGTTCTACCTGATCTGGCTGCATACTAATGAATACACACAAGTCAGAGAGAATCTGTGCTATGACCAAAGCAAGTGTCAAACTTTAATATAGAGGTTGAACAAGCAATGGTGCTTGTTCAACAAGGtgagagaaataaaagagaacCAAAGTCGATGTAAAGGGTGAAGGTTAGACAAGAAACAGGTGacaaattcaacaaaaaaaagcaaatggtGCCATCTGGTGGCTACAGACTTGTCAGTGCCTGGATGTGATTAAGTGCCTGATATCCAGATATCTGGAGgaagacacacaaacatctaACAATCTATTGGATGGAGGTATATGTATAAACCAGCTACATTCCATCCAGGATTTGCCTCCCTGGAGGTTATTaatcagatacccttatccagagcgacttgttacaggcacagtcccccctggagacacttagggttaagggtcttgctcaaggacacaatggtacttacctgggactttgtggttggGTGTTTTACATCcttgtcagtgtcagtgtgaTCTTACCTACACTTGGGACTGTATAAGAGCTCtagatacatttttatatatctaTGATTATGAACGACCAGGTTGATGCTTTTTGGCAATGAGTGTATTTTGTACCTTTAGAATCTGGTTGCCATGCTGAGgttaattaaacaaataataaaagctATGATAGTGAGgtcacactgcaaatattgcccTACAACAGATAGTTAAATGACAATATTTAAAAGAGATAGAAATTTGTGGCCGAACTACAGTAGGGatcattgtattttatttaaacttgaTCTTACAATTCAAAGTTTAAATTAACTAGTTCCAGCATTTCATCCCCGTTATCCTGCCAGAGCACAAAGCTCATCTGATAAACTGCTAGATCACATtccaaataatattttaagtaAATTGTATTAAATTAGCACAGTACTGGTTACTGAACACAGCTGGCCCAATTTCATAAAAATCTGTATAATATTATGGTCTGCGTCTACCCGATGACAGGATGAACGGTATTTGAGGGTGTGGCTGTATAGTCCTCTAACACTTTACACTGCAGTTGTAGCGAGCCACATGCAGTACATTTTAATGGGCCAATTTTATCGGTGTACTACGGTAGACATTCATTTTACCGTAAATTCCCTACAAAATGCAGTTATGATGGCGACGCAGGGAATTGAAAAGTTGCGGTGAGAGATGCAGCGAAACTAAACATGTAATATGTTGACGGATATTTGTGGAAGTAGATTTAGCTCGTTTCGATTCATATTGATTATACACCTTTACATCGTGTCGTTGTTTAGTGTGGGAAGTGATCCAGAACCCGGTAAATAGCAACCCGCTTTGTGAAAGCTGCTTCTAACcaggatttaaaaataattgtcCGATGTCGGAATCACCTGCGATTTAACCTACGTTATATCAACCTAAATGCAACATTTTCCTGTAAAATAGTTCCAGTCTGACTCCACGGTCCAGCCCTTCCGGGTGCAGTTCCTACTGGTATTAATAAGCTGCGTAAGGTGAAGAAATACTATGAAATTGTTCTATTTCACCGTTTAAATCTATTGTTGTGATCTCTTCCTTTTACTAATCTTTAATGTGTATCTGCTTTCCCCCCCAGATGTGATCTCGGACCAGCTTTATGAGATTATTAAAGAACGGACACTACTGTTGGACTTCTAATTAATTTACTGCACACATGTTTCGTTGTAAATCGTGTTTCAGTCGCCATTTACCATGGTACAGCCCAGTCACGCAGGGACTGGTCCTCTGTGTGCTGACGTTCGGGGTCGTGCTCCCTTTATGCTGCAACCATCTTCTGTACTCTTATTACTTTCTGAAGGTCTTGTACCTGGACTCCATGAGCGAACGCACTTTACAGGACAGTTACGAGCGAGGACAGGACGCCCTGCGTTTCTGGCAAGACTTTGCGTACAGAAAAGCCTCCGCCGTCACCATAACAACGTCACCCAAGGTACCAGAACTTTTAGTCACCGTGGTCACCACGAGACGGACTGAAGGCGAGGACTCTCACTATCTGCTCCAGGTCATGCAGCGGTTGACATCCCTGCTTGGAACCTGTGGAGAAAGACCTTGTGCGGAGATAATCATATGCGACGTTGAAAGCGGTCACCTGGAAAATGTAGATGCTGCGCTGCTGGAAAACCAGTTCCTGGTGGTGAGGCGCACCCCAGAAGAGCGCTGGAAGAGTAGAGGTCACCTGAACACgtttgagagagagaagaaggatTACGTGTTCTGCCTGCGCAAAGGTTGGGAGCTTCGCAGGCCGCAAAATGTGGTGGTCCTGGAAGACGATGCCTTGCCCAGGCTGGACTTCTTTGCTGTGATCAAGGACCTGCTTTCACGGTCGTTTGCCAGGCAAACCCTGTACGTGAAGCTCTACCATCCGGAACGCCTGCAGAGGTACTGGAACCCGGAGCCATATCGAATCCTGGAATGGATTGGCCTGGGTTTAGTTGGGGCCACCGTCATCTTGGCTGTGCTATCCTGCTTTTCGTCAGGCTATTTCTCCCCAGTCTGCTTCCTCTTTTTCACTCTCTACGTCATGGTCACTGTGGAGCTTGCCGGTAGGCATTACCTGCTCGAGGTTCGCCGCATCTCCCCGCAGCTCTACACCGTCTCCCCGGCCACCGAGTGCTGCACACCTGCCATACTTTACCCGGGGAATTCCTCTATCCGCACAGCAAAGTACCTGGATCAGGAGTTTTGTTTCAATGGCAATGCCAAAGACACGGTGATGCATAAAATTGCCCGAACCACTCGTGGGGAGAGGGCACATAGTGTAGAGCCCAACTTGATTTCACACATTGGCGCATACTCCTCAGTCAGGCCCAACCCTGCTCGGCCCAAACTTCTCTAATGTAGCATTTAATGCTGTAAACTTCAAATTCCTCAGTCCTGCTGGACCCACAGAGAAAGATTCCACCTGTCCTGGACTCTACGTTCCAGCTTGTATGTACCTGCATGgatgtatgaatgtatatacATAATTACCCACACGTGCCTTAATGTAGCATTCAATTTTTCTTTGATTTTACATTTCATCTGGGCCATCATTtctttgaactttgaacttaATTTGAAGTGTGTAATAGCTACACAAATCTAATAacatgtataatgtgtgtgaaaAGGTCGGAAGAGCGTGATGTTAACAGTTCAATTTTCCCCTAGATATAAATCTATATTGATATTATCTGTACTCACAAAATGGCTCCTgtttataaatcttttttttttcatttgctatgctgatgatgattattataaatgtgGTTCAGAAGTAATATGGTGAATTGAAACAGGGAATACATCAACTTAATAACACCTGACAGATACAACCAGGAGaaaatgttcaattttctgTTTTGTAAATTAATGTTTGGACTGTCAtctttaaattaataaaaaaaaaattctccatgTTTCAGAAGGAATGATCTGAAAGTAgcaaatatgtgtatattttaaaatggttgGTCTTTGGAAAGTTATTTgcttatacatttacatttaagggatttggcagatgcccttatccagagcgacttacaacgtgctttcaagttaccatcgatgaagtgttcaattctggttcactatgac contains:
- the pgap4 gene encoding post-GPI attachment to proteins factor 4 produces the protein MFRCKSCFSRHLPWYSPVTQGLVLCVLTFGVVLPLCCNHLLYSYYFLKVLYLDSMSERTLQDSYERGQDALRFWQDFAYRKASAVTITTSPKVPELLVTVVTTRRTEGEDSHYLLQVMQRLTSLLGTCGERPCAEIIICDVESGHLENVDAALLENQFLVVRRTPEERWKSRGHLNTFEREKKDYVFCLRKGWELRRPQNVVVLEDDALPRLDFFAVIKDLLSRSFARQTLYVKLYHPERLQRYWNPEPYRILEWIGLGLVGATVILAVLSCFSSGYFSPVCFLFFTLYVMVTVELAGRHYLLEVRRISPQLYTVSPATECCTPAILYPGNSSIRTAKYLDQEFCFNGNAKDTVMHKIARTTRGERAHSVEPNLISHIGAYSSVRPNPARPKLL